A genomic window from Brassica oleracea var. oleracea cultivar TO1000 chromosome C8, BOL, whole genome shotgun sequence includes:
- the LOC106312252 gene encoding uncharacterized protein LOC106312252, with the protein MEVMVGSSFGIGTAACVRDRGGVSAQDKAVPPPALFMADESGRGGGSQIGLASRIELSMSNKSAEESSEDSSSSIGEISDNEEEDEDDAVSSQGEGGALVSFSSSLEDSLPIKRGLSNHYVGKSKSFGNLMESSNIKAKDLEKVENPFNKKRRLIIANKLRSRGRSMSVSSFYTWQNPNSTPLLALQEPNKLDTDGDIQTISLFERRKMMMKSKQDLMAQTQSCFCLSSLQEEDDDGGSCDDDE; encoded by the exons ATGGAGGTCATGGTGGGTTCATCGTTTGGAATCGGCACGGCGGCGTGCGTTAGAGATCGTGGCGGTGTATCGGCGCAGGATAAGGCCGTACCGCCGCCGGCTCTGTTTATGGCGGATGAATCGGGACGAGGAGGTGGATCGCAGATCGGGCTTGCCAGCCGTATCGAGTTAAGTATGAGTAATAAATCAGCGGAGGAATCGTCGGAGGATAGCTCATCGTCGATCGGAGAGATCAGCGATAACGAGGAGGAGGACGAAGACGACGCCGTTTCGTCACAAGGAGAAGGAGGAGCCCTCGTTTCGTTTAGTTCCTCTTTAGAAGACTCTCTACCGATTAA GAGAGGGTTATCGAACCATTACGTGGGTAAATCAAAATCTTTTGGGAATTTAATGGAATCTAGCAACATCAAAGCAAAGGATCTGGAAAAAGTAGAAAACCCGTTCAATAAAAAGAGGAGGTTGATTATTGCAAATAAGCTGAGGAGTAGAGGAAGATCTATGTCAGTATCCAGTTTCTACACTTGGCAAAACCCTAATTCCACGCCTTTACTTGCACTCCAAGAACCCAATAAACTGGATACTGACGGTGATATTCAAACTATCAGTTTGTTTGAGAGGAGGAAGATGATGATGAAGAGTAAGCAAGATTTGATGGCTCAGACTCAAAGTTGTTTCTGTCTAAGTAGTTTGCAAGAGGAAGATGACGACGGTGGTAGTTGTGATGATGATGAGTGA
- the LOC106312251 gene encoding galactinol synthase 6-like isoform X1, whose protein sequence is MAPKDMTVERKGEVDMVASPNDGKMAYVTFLAGNLDYWMGVVGLAKGLRKVNSAYPLVVAILPDVPEEHRQILVAQGCIVREIDPVIPPENQAGYAMAYYVINYSKLRIWEFVEYEKMIYLDGDIQVFDNIDHLFDSPSGYLYAVRDCFCEGSWSKTPQYEIGYCQQSPEKVTWPVETYGPPPPMYFNAGMLVFEPNLLTYKDMLQVVKVTAPTSFAEQDFLNMYFKDIYKPIPTTYNLVMAMLWRHPEHVDLDHIKVVHYCAKGSKPWRFTGAEEHMDREDIKMLVKKWWEIYDDSNLDYKNLVETELKLNPIITTLASKEPVGDCLTSLAPSAA, encoded by the exons ATGGCGCCGAAGGATATGACCGTGGAGAGAAAGGGAGAAGTTGACATGGTGGCGAGCCCAAACGATGGAAAAATGGCATATGTGACCTTTTTAGCTGGAAACCTAGACTATTGGATGGGTGTAGTTGGTCTCGCCAAGGGCCTCCGTAAAGTGAACTCGGCTTATCCTCTTGTGGTGGCGATTCTTCCAGATGTGCCAGAAGAACATCGTCAAATCTTGGTTGCTCAGGGTTGCATTGTCCGAGAGATTGACCCAGTTATTCCGCCAGAAAACCAAGCCGGTTATGCTATGGCTTATTACGTCATCAATTACTCAAAGCTTCGTATTTGGGAG TTTGTGGAGTATGAGAAGATGATATATCTTGATGGAGACATACAAGTGTTTGATAACATTGATCATCTTTTTGATTCTCCTTCTGGCTACTTGTATGCCGTTAGAGACTGCTTTTGCGAGGGTAGTTGGTCCAAAACACCTCAATATGAGATTGGTTACTGCCAACAGTCACCAGAAAAGGTGACATGGCCAGTGGAGACTTATGGTCCTCCGCCACCAATGTACTTCAATGCTGGTATGTTGGTCTTTGAACCAAACCTCCTCACTTACAAGGATATGCTTCAAGTTGTTAAAGTCACTGCTCCAACTTCTTTTGCTGAACAG GATTTTCTGAATATGTACTTTAAAGACATTTACAAGCCAATTCCTACAACCTACAACCTCGTAATGGCTATGCTTTGGCGTCATCCTGAACATGTTGACCTTGATCATATCAAAGTTGTTCATTACTGTGCCAAA GGCTCAAAGCCTTGGAGATTCACTGGAGCTGAAGAGCATATGGATCGAGAAGATATCAAAATGTTGGTGAAAAAATGGTGGGAAATTTATGATGATTCAAATTTGGATTACAAGAACTTGGTTGAGACTGAGTTGAAGCTTAACCCGATCATCACAACCCTAGCTTCCAAGGAACCAGTCGGTGATTGCCTTACCAGCCTTGCTCCCTCAGCCGCATAA
- the LOC106312251 gene encoding galactinol synthase 5-like isoform X2 gives MTVERKGEVDMVASPNDGKMAYVTFLAGNLDYWMGVVGLAKGLRKVNSAYPLVVAILPDVPEEHRQILVAQGCIVREIDPVIPPENQAGYAMAYYVINYSKLRIWEFVEYEKMIYLDGDIQVFDNIDHLFDSPSGYLYAVRDCFCEGSWSKTPQYEIGYCQQSPEKVTWPVETYGPPPPMYFNAGMLVFEPNLLTYKDMLQVVKVTAPTSFAEQDFLNMYFKDIYKPIPTTYNLVMAMLWRHPEHVDLDHIKVVHYCAKGSKPWRFTGAEEHMDREDIKMLVKKWWEIYDDSNLDYKNLVETELKLNPIITTLASKEPVGDCLTSLAPSAA, from the exons ATGACCGTGGAGAGAAAGGGAGAAGTTGACATGGTGGCGAGCCCAAACGATGGAAAAATGGCATATGTGACCTTTTTAGCTGGAAACCTAGACTATTGGATGGGTGTAGTTGGTCTCGCCAAGGGCCTCCGTAAAGTGAACTCGGCTTATCCTCTTGTGGTGGCGATTCTTCCAGATGTGCCAGAAGAACATCGTCAAATCTTGGTTGCTCAGGGTTGCATTGTCCGAGAGATTGACCCAGTTATTCCGCCAGAAAACCAAGCCGGTTATGCTATGGCTTATTACGTCATCAATTACTCAAAGCTTCGTATTTGGGAG TTTGTGGAGTATGAGAAGATGATATATCTTGATGGAGACATACAAGTGTTTGATAACATTGATCATCTTTTTGATTCTCCTTCTGGCTACTTGTATGCCGTTAGAGACTGCTTTTGCGAGGGTAGTTGGTCCAAAACACCTCAATATGAGATTGGTTACTGCCAACAGTCACCAGAAAAGGTGACATGGCCAGTGGAGACTTATGGTCCTCCGCCACCAATGTACTTCAATGCTGGTATGTTGGTCTTTGAACCAAACCTCCTCACTTACAAGGATATGCTTCAAGTTGTTAAAGTCACTGCTCCAACTTCTTTTGCTGAACAG GATTTTCTGAATATGTACTTTAAAGACATTTACAAGCCAATTCCTACAACCTACAACCTCGTAATGGCTATGCTTTGGCGTCATCCTGAACATGTTGACCTTGATCATATCAAAGTTGTTCATTACTGTGCCAAA GGCTCAAAGCCTTGGAGATTCACTGGAGCTGAAGAGCATATGGATCGAGAAGATATCAAAATGTTGGTGAAAAAATGGTGGGAAATTTATGATGATTCAAATTTGGATTACAAGAACTTGGTTGAGACTGAGTTGAAGCTTAACCCGATCATCACAACCCTAGCTTCCAAGGAACCAGTCGGTGATTGCCTTACCAGCCTTGCTCCCTCAGCCGCATAA
- the LOC106312250 gene encoding F-box protein AFR, with protein sequence MTETQTSIGQEEEETRAKTQPLIPGLPNEIAELCLLRLPYPYHALFRSVSSSWNTTITNPSFLLSKQSLSISSPYLFVFSFNKSTAKVQWQSLDLSSGRWFVLPPMPSSFAKISSPHALSCASIPRQGKLFVLGGGESSRSAVVYTALTNRWSLESPMLSPRTYFVSGNLNGKIMAVGGSLDGGGEATKDVESYDPESDTWKESARLPVVLAKYDSAVIGKEMLVTEGWAWPFMFPPMGHVYDSDKDTWREMSGGMKEGWTGVSVVVRGRLFVISEHGDFPMKVYSSEDDTWRYVSGEKLPRKTMRRPFAVAGVEDRVFVVGEGLNVAAGRVDEGQNGEFSVEWRMIASSSHQARTQFSPASCHVLYV encoded by the coding sequence ATGACAGAAACACAAACTAGCATTGGTCAAGAAGAAGAAGAAACAAGAGCAAAGACTCAGCCCTTGATCCCAGGTTTACCCAACGAGATCGCCGAGCTTTGTCTCCTTCGTCTTCCTTACCCATACCATGCTCTCTTTCGCTCCGTTTCATCTTCTTGGAACACAACAATCACCAACCCTAGCTTCCTCCTCTCCAAGCAATCTCTCTCCATCTCTTCTCCTTACCTCTTCGTCTTCTCCTTCAACAAATCAACGGCCAAGGTTCAATGGCAATCCCTCGATCTCTCATCCGGCCGTTGGTTCGTCTTACCTCCGATGCCCAGCTCCTTCGCCAAGATCTCGTCTCCCCACGCGCTCTCCTGCGCGTCGATCCCACGCCAGGGAAAGCTTTTCGTCCTCGGCGGCGGCGAATCCTCTCGCTCCGCCGTCGTATACACCGCCTTGACGAACCGCTGGTCGCTCGAGTCTCCGATGCTGAGTCCGAGAACGTACTTCGTCTCCGGGAACCTAAACGGTAAAATCATGGCCGTCGGCGGGAGCTTGGACGGCGGCGGAGAAGCGACGAAGGACGTCGAATCGTACGATCCGGAGAGCGACACGTGGAAGGAATCCGCGAGGCTTCCGGTGGTGCTGGCGAAGTACGACTCCGCCGTGATCGGGAAAGAGATGCTGGTGACGGAGGGCTGGGCGTGGCCGTTCATGTTTCCGCCGATGGGACACGTTTACGACTCTGATAAAGACACGTGGCGAGAGATGAGCGGCGGGATGAAGGAAGGGTGGACGGGTGTGAGCGTCGTGGTCCGGGGGAGGCTGTTCGTGATCTCGGAGCACGGCGATTTTCCGATGAAGGTTTATTCGTCCGAAGACGACACGTGGAGGTACGTGAGTGGCGAGAAGCTTCCGAGAAAGACGATGAGGCGTCCTTTCGCCGTGGCGGGAGTCGAGGACCGGGTCTTCGTGGTGGGCGAAGGGCTTAACGTGGCGGCAGGTAGAGTGGATGAGGGGCAAAACGGGGAATTCAGTGTTGAGTGGAGGATGATCGCGTCGTCTTCTCATCAAGCTCGTACTCAGTTTTCACCTGCTAGTTGTCACGTGCTTTATGTCTGA